One genomic segment of Pelagicoccus albus includes these proteins:
- a CDS encoding RDD family protein, with amino-acid sequence MNSQIYQISSPQKRFAAAAINAAIGGFILSLNFDVLGLKNPTYLLCFVLFSIFTLFPESPGNRIMNMKVLDLEKGNIDLKKRVIRNSPYLVFLAIGSFFPYLGIDLKEGKNALILVPTHFLLPMFLLANAVTLFVNPIKLSLMDMFTKSQVYSYPKIGTLKVK; translated from the coding sequence ATGAATTCTCAGATCTACCAGATTTCTTCACCCCAAAAGCGTTTTGCAGCAGCCGCCATAAACGCCGCAATTGGCGGCTTCATCCTCTCTCTAAATTTCGACGTACTCGGATTGAAGAATCCGACCTATCTACTCTGTTTCGTCTTGTTCTCTATTTTCACACTTTTCCCCGAGAGCCCAGGAAATCGAATCATGAACATGAAAGTGTTGGACCTCGAAAAAGGAAATATTGATCTCAAAAAGCGAGTTATTCGAAATTCTCCGTATCTAGTTTTCTTAGCAATCGGATCGTTTTTCCCCTATCTCGGTATAGATTTAAAAGAAGGAAAGAACGCTTTGATTCTAGTTCCAACCCACTTTCTTCTTCCGATGTTTCTTCTAGCCAATGCTGTCACACTTTTTGTGAATCCGATCAAACTATCACTGATGGACATGTTTACGAAGAGTCAGGTCTACTCGTATCCCAAAATTGGAACACTCAAAGTAAAATAA